From a single Fusarium fujikuroi IMI 58289 draft genome, chromosome FFUJ_chr03 genomic region:
- a CDS encoding related to SIP2-dominant suppressor of some ts mutations in RPO21 and PRP4, which yields MGNNPSSSSKPTTPTTSAPSSAHGHHHGHESPRHHLRKDARNIITGHAHRSAAPPEPSMAQAQGSTVINRPKSLPPTAVSSLSGSPHSNFAAVHKTASPSDAKGIAEKHVAGTPESKPAESKPTESKPQYRDEPTKPVDVPMESSSLRSHQSAHVNDTALIPNSSITDMYLTRPPRLPLPIDEEVHTPGSPILAPESDLSIPDIEPIDSDTITRKSSALSATTVDEEDGEELRVDKTRPVVQTKLEWLSGGDKVYVTGTIFQWNRKQRLHPIEGRPGCFSTTVYVLPGTHHVRFLVDGIMQTSPDLPTTVDFGNNLVNYIEVSPDDAHKKQVPAPPAGPQAEAQVAPAAQTVSHTQEKASKPPPQPKGKPVPPPESYRSQIPQYLVDFDQAEDSQAYQYAVNAIERLPNPPALPGFLSKPILNAATLMKDDNSVLNMPNHTILNHLATSSIKNNILAVSATTRYRNKYVTTIVYKPTSSDD from the exons ATGGGTAACAACCCGTCTTCGTCCTCCAAACCGACCACGCCGACGACCTCGGCTCCTAGTTCGGCCCAcggtcatcatcatggccatgaaTCTCCCCGACATCATCTCCGAAAAGATGCCCGCAATATCATCACCGGTCACGCGCATCGCTCCGCCGCGCCTCCAGAGCCTTCTATGGCGCAAGCCCAAGGCTCAACCGTCATCAATCGACCCAAGAGCTTGCCTCCTACCGCTGTCTCGTCTCTGAGCGGCTCTCCTCATAGCAACTTCGCCGCTGTTCACAAGACTGCTTCTCCCTCGGATGCTAAGGGCATTGCTGAGAAGCATGTAGCTGGAACTCCTGAGTCTAAGCCTGCCGAGAGCAAACCCACCGAGTCTAAACCTCAGTACCGCGACGAACCTACCAAGCCTGTCGATGTGCCTATGGAgtcatcttctcttcgatCACACCAATCCGCTCACGTAAATGACACAGCTCTTATTCCCAATAGCAGCATCACAGACATGTACCTGACTAGACCCCCGCGCTTACCCCTCCCTATTGATGAGGAGGTTCATACCCCTGGATCACCTATCTTGGCGCCAGAGTCAGATCTGTCGATACCTGATATTGAGCCTATTGACTCGGACACAATCACTCGCAAGAGTTCCGCCCTCAGTGCTACTacagttgatgaagaggatggcgAGGAGCTGCGGGTTGACAAGACGAGACCTGTCGTTCAGACCAAGCTGGAGTGGCTGAGCGGAGGTGACAAGGTTTATGTGACAGGTACCATCTTTCAATGGAATCGCAAGCAACGATTGCATCCCAT CGAGGGTCGTCCTGGTTGTTTCTCGACAACAGTCTATGTTCTTCCAGGTACACACCATGTCCGCTTCCTGGTGGACGGTATCATGCAGACATCTCCTGATCTGCCAACCACCGTCGACTTTGGCAACAACCTTGTCAACTATATCGAAGTGAGCCCCGACGATGCTCACAAGAAGCAAGTTCCTGCACCTCCTGCTGGCCCTCAGGCTGAGGCTCAAGTTGCTCCCGCTGCTCAAACAGTCTCACATACTCAGGAGAAAGCCTCGAAACCGCCGCCCCAGCCAAAGGGCAAGCCTGTGCCACCTCCTGAATCGTACCGAAGTCAAATTCCACAGTACCTCGTGGACTTTGACCAAGCCGAGGATTCGCAAGCGTACCAGTATGCCGTGAATGCCATTGAAAGGCTACCAAATCCTCCTGCGCTACCGGGTTTCCTGAGCAAGCCTATCTTGAATGCGGCGACCCTTATGAAAGACGACAACAGTGTGCTCAACATGCCAAACCATACGATTCTGAATCATCTTgccaccagcagcatcaagaATAACATTCTTGCTGTTTCAGCCACAACTCGGTACAGAAATAAG TATGTCACAACAATCGTCTACAAGCCCACATCCTCAGATGATTGA
- a CDS encoding related to Qri7p: MAFKDKSSYIALGCEGSANKLGIGVILHTPTETKILSNLRDTFVSPPGTGFLPKDTAAHHRAHFVRLAREALAEAKITPKDVDCICYTKGPGMGAPLNSVAVAARALSLLWDRPLVGVNHCVGHIEMGRYITGADNPVVLYVSGGNSQVIAYAEQRYRIFGETLDIAVGNCLDRFARTLEISNDPAPGYNIEQLAKKGSKLLDIPYAVKGMDCSFSGILASADALAAQMKAGADFTPEDLCFSLQETVFAMLVEITERAMAHVGSSQVLIVGGVGCNERLQEMMGHMARERGGSVYATDERFCIDNGIMIAHAGLLAYETGFRTSLEESTCTQRFRTDEVFIKWRD, translated from the coding sequence ATGGCCTTCAAAGACAAATCCTCCTACATCGCCCTCGGCTGCGAAGGCTCCGCCAACAAACTCGGAATAGGCGTCATTCTTCACACTCCCACCGAGACAAAAATCCTCTCCAACCTGCGCGACACCTTCGTATCTCCTCCAGGAACAGGCTTCCTGCCCAAAGACACAGCAGCCCACCACCGCGCCCACTTCGTCCGTCTCGCACGCGAAGCCCTCGCCGAAGCGAAAATCACCCCCAAAGATGTCGATTGTATCTGCTACACGAAAGGCCCGGGTATGGGCGCCCCGCTGAACTCTGTCGCTGTTGCGGCTAGAGCATTGAGTTTACTCTGGGATAGACCCCTTGTTGGCGTGAATCATTGCGTGGGACATATCGAGATGGGGAGATATATCACTGGTGCTGATAACCCGGTTGTGCTATACGTTTCGGGTGGTAATTCGCAGGTTATTGCGTATGCCGAGCAGCGATACAGGATATTTGGCGAAACACTTGATATAGCAGTTGGAAACTGTCTCGATCGATTCGCTCGCACGTTGGAAATCAGCAACGATCCCGCGCCAGGTTACAATATCGAACAGCTCGCCAAGAAGGGAAGCAAACTCCTCGATATTCCCTACGCAGTCAAGGGCATGGACTGTTCGTTCTCTGGAATTCTAGCCTCAGCGGATGCACTCGCTGCACAGATGAAGGCTGGCGCAGACTTCACACCAGAGGATTTATGTTTCTCACTGCAAGAGACAGTATTCGCAATGTTAGTTGAGATCACAGAGCGGGCTATGGCGCATGTAGGGTCATCGCAGGTCCTCATTGTGGGAGGTGTGGGCTGTAATGAGAGGCTGCAGGAGATGATGGGGCATATGGCAAGGGAGCGAGGAGGATCAGTTTATGCTACCGATGAGAGATTCTGCATTGATAACGGAATCATGATAGCGCATGCTGGTTTGTTGGCGTATGAGACCGGGTTCAGGACATCATTGGAAGAGAGTACATGTACACAGAGATTCAGAACCGATGAGGTCTTTATCAAATGGAGAGACTAA